In Desulfomicrobium macestii, a single window of DNA contains:
- a CDS encoding MucR family transcriptional regulator, translating to MEDSLKQAIEIVKAQASVRNMNEDEITSMIKALAGSIRGVAEGVAPVVETEPAVDPKNAIREKSVICCECGKSFKVLTKRHLITHGLTPEQYKEKYGYKKGTSLVAKSLARSRRKTMQDMKLWEKRKKAPKAE from the coding sequence ATGGAAGATTCTCTTAAGCAAGCAATCGAGATCGTAAAAGCCCAAGCATCTGTACGCAACATGAACGAGGACGAGATCACATCCATGATCAAAGCCTTGGCTGGCAGCATTCGTGGAGTCGCTGAAGGTGTTGCACCAGTTGTCGAAACCGAACCGGCTGTCGACCCCAAAAATGCCATCAGAGAGAAAAGTGTCATCTGCTGCGAGTGTGGAAAGTCATTCAAAGTTTTGACAAAGCGCCACCTGATAACCCACGGACTCACTCCCGAACAGTACAAGGAAAAATATGGCTACAAGAAGGGTACTTCTCTTGTAGCAAAATCTCTGGCCCGGAGCCGCCGGAAAACCATGCAGGACATGAAGTTGTGGGAAAAGCGTAAAAAGGCTCCCAAGGCCGAATGA